The following coding sequences lie in one Glycine max cultivar Williams 82 chromosome 19, Glycine_max_v4.0, whole genome shotgun sequence genomic window:
- the LOC102659603 gene encoding LOW QUALITY PROTEIN: pentatricopeptide repeat-containing protein At4g01400, mitochondrial (The sequence of the model RefSeq protein was modified relative to this genomic sequence to represent the inferred CDS: substituted 1 base at 1 genomic stop codon), translated as HHKRLTCIGRSKKKLPNQTLFWPKKSWTYSSYLILLLKLGRSKHFTFLDGLLRPLKSDSHPITPTLFTYLFKVYPEADLPDKALKTFYTILHFNCKPLPKHLNRILEVLVSHRNYLRPAFDLFKDSRSYGVEPDTKSCNILMRPFCLNGDISIAYSLFNIMFKRDVVPDIESYRILMQALCRKSRVNGAVDLLEDMLNGFVPDSLTYTTLLNSLCRKKKFREAYKLLCRMKVKGCNPDIVHXNTVILGFCRDGRTHDACKVISDMRANGSLPNLVSYRTLVSGLCNMGMLDEASKYMEEMLSKDFSPHFAVVHALVKGFCNVGRTEDACGVLTKALEHGEAPHVDTWMIIMPVICEVDDEGKSSGALEEVLKIEIKGHTRIVDAGIGLENYLIGKIRSRSRAC; from the coding sequence CATCACAAGCGCTTGACTTGTATAGGCAGAAGCAAGAAGAAGCTTCCGAATCAGACCCTGTTCTGGCCAAAGAAATCTTGGACTTACTCCAGCTACCTCATCCTCCTTCTCAAGTTGGGTCGCTCCAAACACTTCACTTTCCTCGACGGTCTCCTCCGTCCCCTCAAGTCCGATTCTCACCCCATCACTCCCACCCTCTTCACTTACCTATTCAAAGTCTACCCCGAAGCCGATTTGCCCGACAAAGCCCTCAAAACCTTCTACACCATTCTCCACTTTAATTGCAAGCCTCTCCCCAAACACCTTAACCGCATTCTCGAGGTTCTCGTCTCCCACCGCAACTACCTTCGTCCCGCCTTCGATCTCTTCAAGGACTCTCGCAGCTACGGCGTGGAGCCCGACACCAAGTCCTGCAACATTCTCATGCGCCCCTTCTGTCTCAACGGGGACATTAGCATTGCCTACTCTCTGTTCAACATAATGTTTAAACGAGATGTTGTTCCGGATATCGAGTCTTACCGGATTTTGATGCAGGCCTTGTGTAGGAAGAGTCGGGTGAATGGAGCTGTTGATCTTTTGGAGGATATGTTGAACGGGTTTGTTCCGGATTCTTTGACTTACACCACTTTGTTGAATAGTTTGTGTAGGAAGAAGAAGTTCAGGGAAGCTTACAAGCTTCTTTGTAGGATGAAGGTCAAAGGGTGCAATCCTGATATTGTTCATTAGAATACTGTTATATTGGGCTTCTGTAGAGATGGGCGTACTCATGATGCTTGCAAGGTTATTTCTGACATGCGGGCCAATGGGAGTTTGCCCAATCTCGTGTCTTATCGTACTTTGGTGAGTGGTTTGTGTAACATGGGAATGCTTGATGAGGCTAGTAAGTATATGGAGGAAATGCTGTCCAAAGATTTTTCTCCTCATTTTGCTGTTGTTCATGCCTTGGTGAAGGGGTTTTGTAATGTTGGTAGGACAGAGGATGCTTGTGGAGTTCTCACCAAGGCACTAGAGCATGGGGAGGCTCCTCATGTGGATACTTGGATGATCATAATGCCTGTAATATGTGAAGTGGATGATGAGGGGAAAAGCAGTGGTGCTTTGGAGGAAGTTCTCAAGATTGAAATAAAAGGGCATACTAGAATTGTGGATGCTGGCATTGGTTTGGAGAACTACTTGATTGGGAAGATACGATCCAGGTCAAGAGCATGCTAA